A region of Candidatus Hydrogenedens sp. DNA encodes the following proteins:
- a CDS encoding ABC transporter ATP-binding protein: MTTIEENSITNHTPSAVIQVNDLTRMFGTYIAVDHVSLTVRERDIFGLLGPNGSGKTTLIRMLCGILRPTSGDAYVLGYNIVSESEEIKKSIGYMSQQFSLYSDLTVYENLNFYAQIYGIPRKHRKESIDEVVNIVDIKPYLNYLSGALSGGWKQRLALACALVHKPKLLFLDEPTAGIDPVARRDLWNLLFDLSARGTTFFVTTHYMDEAERCSHLGYIYFSKLIAYGTPEDLKRMPRVTPEGYQRYELRIDHLTEAMRELLKMDYVHDATMFSDVIHILIKQGYDEELQQSIQKKGFHIQSLRLVPPTLEDVFVSLTRSYGK, encoded by the coding sequence ATGACAACTATAGAAGAAAATTCCATTACCAATCATACTCCTTCTGCAGTAATACAGGTAAACGATTTAACACGAATGTTCGGTACTTATATTGCTGTTGACCATGTATCTCTAACAGTACGAGAACGGGATATCTTTGGATTATTAGGACCGAATGGTTCAGGAAAAACGACATTGATTCGTATGCTATGCGGGATATTACGCCCCACATCGGGTGACGCTTACGTATTGGGATATAACATTGTTTCTGAAAGTGAGGAAATCAAAAAATCTATTGGATATATGTCTCAGCAATTTAGTTTATATTCTGACCTTACTGTTTATGAGAATTTGAATTTTTATGCACAAATATATGGTATCCCGAGGAAGCACAGAAAAGAATCTATTGATGAGGTTGTTAATATTGTAGATATAAAACCTTATTTAAATTATTTGTCAGGGGCTCTATCAGGAGGTTGGAAACAACGATTGGCTTTGGCATGTGCATTGGTGCACAAACCAAAATTATTATTTTTAGATGAACCTACTGCGGGTATTGACCCTGTGGCGAGGCGTGACTTGTGGAATTTACTTTTTGACTTATCAGCCCGTGGAACTACCTTTTTTGTTACTACACATTATATGGATGAGGCGGAACGATGTTCTCATTTGGGCTATATCTATTTTTCAAAACTTATTGCATATGGGACCCCTGAGGACTTGAAAAGGATGCCTCGAGTTACTCCAGAAGGTTATCAGAGATATGAACTTCGTATAGACCATCTTACTGAAGCCATGCGAGAGTTATTAAAAATGGATTATGTACATGATGCAACAATGTTTTCAGATGTTATACATATCCTTATTAAGCAAGGTTATGACGAGGAACTTCAACAATCAATTCAAAAAAAAGGATTTCATATTCAATCACTTAGATTAGTACCTCCAACACTTGAAGATGTTTTTGTAAGTTTAACCCGTTCATATGGAAAATAA
- a CDS encoding ABC transporter permease, translating into MLQGFFAIVYKETRHIVRDPRSLFLMLVIPGLELVIFGFAVNLDIKNIKTGVLNQDKRIESRNLLDQFVNSGYFDIVYICNSEEEMASALRRGYIRVGIHIPPYYTDRILKNEHVDVQILIDGSDSTVAMQALNVSNAIGLRASIKILSKTNSLPSQFPIDMRPRVLFNPDMRTANFMIPGLIGVILQVIVMLLTSFAVVREKEQRTLEQLVVTPVSRFGLMLGKLVPFLGVGICETISVLFLMRFLFQVPIAGSLLLLSFFAIIFLFTTLGMGLLVSTFSQNQIQALQISFVILLPSFLLSGFMFPQETMPRVIYWIGQVVPATYFIRILRGIILRNAGFWDLWHNGAILGIMGIIIIVIASFRFHKTVG; encoded by the coding sequence ATGCTACAGGGCTTTTTTGCAATTGTGTATAAAGAGACAAGACACATAGTAAGAGACCCTCGTAGTCTATTTTTAATGTTAGTCATTCCAGGCTTAGAATTAGTTATATTTGGCTTCGCTGTAAATTTAGATATAAAAAACATTAAAACTGGGGTGTTAAACCAAGACAAGAGAATTGAGAGTCGGAATTTACTGGACCAATTTGTAAATTCGGGGTACTTCGATATTGTATATATTTGTAATTCTGAGGAGGAAATGGCATCTGCTTTGAGAAGAGGATATATAAGGGTAGGAATACATATTCCTCCTTACTACACAGATAGAATACTGAAGAACGAACATGTTGATGTCCAAATTCTTATCGATGGGAGTGATTCAACCGTCGCTATGCAGGCTTTAAACGTCAGTAATGCGATAGGATTGCGTGCATCAATAAAAATATTGAGTAAAACGAACTCTTTACCGTCTCAATTTCCGATTGATATGCGTCCACGTGTTTTGTTTAATCCCGACATGCGTACAGCCAATTTTATGATACCTGGATTAATTGGGGTCATCCTTCAGGTTATAGTAATGCTACTTACTTCCTTTGCAGTTGTTCGGGAGAAAGAACAACGAACATTGGAGCAATTGGTCGTTACCCCAGTATCAAGATTCGGTTTAATGCTTGGGAAACTGGTGCCATTTTTAGGAGTTGGAATTTGTGAAACAATCTCGGTTCTTTTTTTGATGAGGTTTTTATTCCAAGTTCCTATTGCAGGAAGTCTATTATTACTTTCTTTTTTTGCGATTATTTTCCTTTTCACAACATTAGGAATGGGTTTACTGGTTTCTACTTTTTCCCAAAACCAGATTCAAGCCCTTCAAATTTCTTTCGTTATCTTGCTTCCCTCATTCTTACTGTCAGGTTTTATGTTTCCTCAAGAAACAATGCCCCGAGTGATTTATTGGATTGGACAAGTTGTCCCAGCAACATATTTTATTCGCATCTTACGAGGTATTATTCTTCGTAATGCTGGTTTTTGGGACTTATGGCATAACGGTGCTATACTTGGAATAATGGGAATTATTATCATCGTTATTGCTTCGTTCCGATTCCACAAAACGGTTGGATAA
- a CDS encoding MFS transporter, with product MLMLKKSTVSFSLLCLVGFLVDFAIMAGIVALPFLILEHIPSGNTALSGNVFAVQMATYTIACLIMSRIVGESKNILFWARWGVIIFTFAYPLFPFIPNKFTLYLCSIFSFIGMALSWPAFYAWVGTEPNEYKRQRNLAIFNMLWSLGFTMSPLISGPLYDFDYRAPFILVFCVSLFSFILLMIIPDASKYHPIPQEAEDTSRDKSVEMENNGIYLYPYWLGVFLANLMTIIPRSTYAEHLKQMVAQGELRFLFESIPSALLQTDPATKFSWPSAMMAFATAGIFLLFAWTQFWRYRLSILIVSQAVCALFFLLLSETKSIILICIAFAIIGANHGLTFFASTYYSVHNPKLRHRRASINEGLIGLGGVVGSLIFGSLVEKYGVRLSYKIIIFLIVLVIFIEIFIFDYLQKKAQYKYRDSACKSENK from the coding sequence ATGCTTATGTTGAAAAAGAGCACAGTTTCATTTTCTTTATTATGCCTTGTAGGTTTTTTGGTGGATTTTGCAATCATGGCTGGGATTGTCGCCTTGCCATTTTTAATACTTGAACATATTCCATCTGGAAATACCGCTTTATCTGGAAATGTTTTTGCTGTTCAAATGGCAACCTATACAATCGCATGTCTAATAATGTCAAGGATAGTAGGTGAGTCAAAAAATATATTGTTTTGGGCACGTTGGGGAGTTATTATTTTTACCTTTGCTTATCCGCTATTTCCTTTTATTCCTAATAAATTTACATTATATTTATGTTCAATATTCTCATTTATCGGTATGGCGCTTTCCTGGCCCGCTTTTTATGCATGGGTTGGTACAGAACCGAATGAATATAAAAGGCAGAGAAATCTTGCTATATTTAATATGTTATGGAGTCTGGGTTTTACTATGAGTCCGTTAATCTCAGGTCCTCTTTACGATTTTGATTATAGGGCTCCCTTTATCTTGGTTTTTTGTGTAAGTCTTTTTTCATTTATTTTACTTATGATTATTCCAGATGCAAGTAAGTATCATCCTATACCTCAAGAAGCAGAAGACACTTCCCGAGATAAAAGTGTAGAAATGGAAAATAATGGTATTTATTTGTATCCCTATTGGTTAGGAGTTTTTTTAGCAAATTTAATGACAATTATTCCAAGGTCGACTTATGCGGAACATTTGAAGCAGATGGTTGCTCAAGGGGAATTGAGGTTTTTATTTGAAAGTATTCCGTCTGCTCTATTACAAACAGACCCAGCAACAAAGTTTTCCTGGCCATCTGCGATGATGGCATTTGCCACCGCAGGTATTTTTTTGTTATTTGCATGGACCCAATTTTGGAGATATCGACTATCTATTTTAATTGTTTCTCAGGCGGTTTGTGCTTTATTCTTTCTTCTTCTCTCTGAAACTAAAAGTATTATTTTAATATGTATCGCTTTTGCAATTATAGGGGCTAATCATGGACTAACATTTTTTGCAAGCACCTATTATAGCGTGCATAATCCAAAGCTTAGACATCGTAGGGCATCTATTAATGAGGGATTAATTGGATTAGGTGGTGTAGTTGGAAGTCTTATATTTGGTTCCCTTGTCGAAAAATATGGTGTGAGATTATCATATAAAATTATAATATTTCTGATTGTGTTGGTTATTTTTATTGAGATTTTTATTTTTGACTATTTACAAAAAAAAGCACAATATAAATATAGGGATAGTGCTTGTAAATCAGAAAATAAGTAA
- a CDS encoding CDP-alcohol phosphatidyltransferase family protein — MKRFENIQFTRYIFAWTIHLFTAMGAVFGFLAIIAIGRHEWLLAFYWMAISVFIDSIDGLFARACKVKEVLPHFDGALLDNIVDYFTYVIVPASFLYETHSVPQKLNLLSAVLITLSSAYQFCQADAKTEDNWFKGFPSYWNIVVFYIFMLDLPKEINFLVIFVLTIGVFIPIRYLYPSRTREYRILNLLLVSIWALLILFSLCTYPNHYNYIYLSLIYVAYYFGYSVYWTYKYMKVRRNVPCE, encoded by the coding sequence ATGAAAAGGTTTGAAAATATCCAGTTTACAAGATATATATTTGCATGGACAATACATTTGTTTACTGCAATGGGTGCCGTGTTTGGTTTTCTGGCAATTATTGCAATAGGAAGGCATGAATGGCTATTGGCTTTTTATTGGATGGCTATATCTGTATTTATAGATTCAATTGATGGTTTATTTGCGAGAGCATGTAAAGTGAAAGAAGTTCTTCCACATTTTGATGGGGCATTATTAGATAATATTGTTGATTACTTTACGTATGTTATTGTGCCCGCAAGTTTTTTATATGAAACTCACAGTGTTCCGCAAAAACTTAATTTATTATCTGCTGTTTTAATAACGTTATCCTCTGCCTATCAATTTTGCCAAGCGGATGCTAAAACAGAAGACAATTGGTTTAAAGGATTCCCTTCATATTGGAATATAGTGGTATTTTATATCTTTATGTTAGATTTGCCAAAAGAAATTAATTTTTTAGTTATTTTTGTTTTAACTATCGGAGTTTTTATTCCTATACGTTATTTATACCCAAGTCGCACACGTGAGTATCGAATTTTGAATTTATTGCTCGTTTCAATATGGGCGTTATTGATACTCTTTTCTCTTTGTACGTACCCGAATCATTATAATTATATATATCTTTCGTTGATTTATGTCGCATATTATTTTGGATATAGTGTTTATTGGACATATAAATATATGAAGGTTAGAAGAAATGTACCTTGTGAATAA
- a CDS encoding Gfo/Idh/MocA family oxidoreductase has product MNDSKLTRRAFLTVTTTCALVGSAFAKKQKVNTANVVPRKVSPNEKLNIAGIGVGGQGKGDIMNCKSENIIALCDVDDKRAEETFYLLPNAKRYKDYRKMLEELDKEIDAVVISTPDHVHAPAAYMAMMMGKHVRVQKPLTHTIAEARLLTKVAKETGVITQMGNQGHAGDGVRELCEMIWTGAIGDVKEAHIWTNRPIWPQGITKPLPAREVPPTIDWDLWIGPAPMRPYNPGYAPFKWRGWWDFGCGAIGDMACHIMDPAFWALKLYEAPKYTVEVIQQEGMNTQTAPRKSIIKYQFPARGNMPPVDIYWYDGGLLPKRPPEIPADEKLGDGDNGSLFVGTKGYLTTGCYGGDSRLVPSEKMKDYKKPDPIIPRIPDENPFTNWIESIKSNQKACSDFEYAGPLTEVANMGNVALWAGEKIEFDVASMKITNVKKANKYLTKKYRKGWELPV; this is encoded by the coding sequence ATGAATGATAGTAAATTAACAAGGCGTGCCTTCCTCACCGTAACAACGACATGTGCATTAGTAGGCAGTGCTTTTGCAAAGAAACAAAAAGTGAATACTGCAAATGTTGTTCCGAGAAAAGTATCCCCAAATGAAAAATTAAATATTGCGGGTATCGGTGTAGGTGGACAAGGAAAAGGAGATATTATGAATTGCAAGAGTGAAAATATAATTGCACTCTGCGACGTTGACGACAAAAGGGCAGAAGAAACATTTTATCTGTTACCGAATGCAAAGAGGTATAAAGATTACAGAAAAATGTTAGAAGAACTTGACAAAGAAATCGATGCAGTTGTTATTTCGACACCAGACCATGTGCATGCACCCGCTGCATATATGGCTATGATGATGGGGAAACATGTCCGTGTTCAGAAACCACTAACACATACGATTGCTGAAGCTCGACTTCTTACTAAGGTGGCAAAAGAAACAGGCGTAATAACACAGATGGGAAATCAAGGGCATGCTGGTGATGGAGTTCGCGAATTGTGCGAGATGATATGGACAGGTGCAATTGGCGATGTTAAAGAAGCCCATATCTGGACAAATCGTCCTATCTGGCCACAAGGTATTACAAAGCCTTTGCCTGCAAGAGAAGTTCCACCTACTATTGACTGGGATTTATGGATAGGTCCTGCTCCTATGAGACCGTATAATCCTGGTTATGCACCATTCAAGTGGAGAGGATGGTGGGATTTTGGTTGTGGTGCTATTGGCGATATGGCGTGCCATATTATGGACCCAGCATTCTGGGCTCTCAAATTATACGAAGCTCCAAAATATACCGTAGAGGTTATTCAGCAAGAGGGTATGAACACACAAACAGCCCCAAGAAAATCTATAATTAAATACCAGTTCCCCGCACGGGGCAATATGCCTCCTGTTGATATTTATTGGTATGACGGTGGCTTACTACCTAAACGACCACCTGAAATTCCTGCAGATGAAAAATTAGGAGACGGTGACAATGGTTCGTTATTTGTCGGTACAAAGGGTTACTTAACAACAGGTTGCTATGGAGGTGATTCCAGATTAGTGCCTTCTGAAAAGATGAAGGATTACAAAAAACCAGATCCAATTATTCCACGCATCCCTGATGAAAATCCATTCACAAACTGGATAGAAAGTATTAAATCAAATCAAAAAGCATGCTCTGACTTCGAATATGCTGGACCACTTACTGAAGTTGCTAATATGGGCAATGTCGCACTTTGGGCAGGAGAAAAAATTGAATTTGATGTGGCTTCTATGAAAATAACGAATGTTAAGAAAGCAAACAAGTATTTAACAAAGAAATATCGTAAAGGTTGGGAATTACCTGTATAA
- a CDS encoding AAA family ATPase: protein MYESFYGLKEKPFSLTPDPKYLFLSDKHKEAFAHLLFGIKNRMGFIMVTGEIGTGKTTICRALLSQLDPDTELAFIFNPCLNSVELLKRILSEFGVQSKYETLLELTDQLNEFLLSKSQQQKNCVLVIDEAQNLTPAVLEQIRLLSNLETEKEKLLQIVLIGQPELLERLKLHELRQLNQRITARYHLIPLDEQETRQYIAYRLHIAGGKKRVQFTPKALKLIYKHSKGIPRLINSICDRALLVGYTREKHTIDHEIVKQAIRELEGQIQQPQKEQKKIKKWKNLVPSPAFVVGIALILIALRIWFIPLDEMARELRKFNNMFNPTDNDTSKVSTSQAEAVSKDKDMGVNPVLTSRIIENLWGHFLENFSTQTSVSLQKIDELTVDPEVSRVESALLLLRMWNLALVKSQPNDNSSQGLVRFFNENGLSAEILQTTVSHLFAIGLPSMVYIKSQEKELWCSLIQEKDNSVTLFLGPKNLVELPKDQFRAMFLNLAVIPWKDDASYKSLVLGNSGDNVKTLKKLLQKGGWLSTTNDTDRYDEETVKAIKKLQTEMGLPVDGVAGKQVRLALKKWSTDMYVPNLKNPPMFLLHFYSGNSQNTSM, encoded by the coding sequence ATGTATGAATCGTTCTATGGTTTAAAGGAAAAGCCATTTAGTTTAACTCCTGACCCGAAGTACCTCTTTTTAAGCGATAAGCATAAAGAGGCATTTGCCCATCTACTTTTTGGGATAAAAAACAGGATGGGTTTTATTATGGTCACAGGGGAAATAGGGACAGGGAAAACCACTATTTGTAGAGCGTTATTATCTCAGTTGGATCCAGATACAGAACTCGCTTTTATTTTTAATCCTTGTCTTAATTCTGTAGAATTACTTAAAAGGATTCTTTCCGAGTTTGGGGTTCAGTCCAAGTATGAAACCCTACTTGAATTAACAGACCAGCTTAATGAATTCCTCTTATCAAAATCTCAACAGCAGAAAAATTGTGTTTTAGTTATTGATGAGGCACAAAATCTAACACCTGCAGTTTTAGAACAAATTCGCTTGTTATCCAATTTAGAAACAGAAAAGGAAAAACTTTTACAAATAGTATTGATTGGTCAACCAGAATTATTAGAGCGATTAAAACTTCATGAATTAAGGCAATTAAATCAACGAATTACGGCGAGATACCATTTAATCCCACTTGATGAACAGGAAACACGACAATATATTGCATATCGCCTTCATATCGCTGGTGGTAAAAAACGAGTTCAGTTTACACCAAAAGCATTGAAGTTGATTTACAAGCACAGCAAAGGAATTCCACGACTTATCAATTCAATATGTGACAGAGCCTTGTTAGTAGGTTATACACGAGAAAAACATACGATTGACCATGAAATTGTAAAACAGGCAATTAGAGAATTAGAAGGGCAAATTCAACAACCACAAAAAGAACAAAAGAAAATAAAAAAATGGAAAAACTTAGTACCGAGCCCTGCTTTTGTTGTGGGTATAGCACTTATCTTAATTGCTTTAAGAATTTGGTTTATTCCTTTAGATGAAATGGCTCGTGAATTGCGGAAATTTAATAATATGTTTAACCCTACTGATAACGATACGAGTAAGGTATCAACATCTCAAGCGGAAGCGGTTAGTAAAGATAAGGATATGGGTGTTAATCCCGTTTTGACTTCTCGCATAATAGAAAATTTGTGGGGTCATTTTTTAGAAAATTTTTCAACGCAAACATCAGTTTCATTGCAAAAAATAGATGAACTAACTGTTGACCCTGAAGTTTCCCGTGTTGAGAGTGCTTTATTATTATTAAGAATGTGGAATTTAGCACTTGTAAAAAGCCAACCTAACGACAATTCTTCACAGGGGTTAGTTCGGTTTTTTAATGAAAATGGTTTATCTGCGGAAATTCTACAGACAACTGTATCTCATTTATTTGCTATTGGCCTTCCTTCTATGGTGTATATAAAGAGTCAAGAAAAAGAATTATGGTGCTCTCTTATTCAGGAAAAAGATAATTCAGTTACTTTATTTTTAGGACCAAAAAATCTTGTTGAATTGCCAAAGGACCAATTTCGTGCAATGTTTCTAAATCTTGCTGTTATCCCATGGAAAGATGATGCAAGTTATAAATCTTTAGTTTTAGGCAATTCTGGTGATAATGTGAAGACACTAAAAAAATTACTTCAGAAAGGAGGATGGCTATCTACAACTAATGATACTGATAGATATGATGAGGAAACAGTGAAAGCAATAAAGAAATTACAGACCGAGATGGGATTACCTGTGGATGGGGTTGCGGGGAAACAGGTTAGGCTTGCACTAAAAAAATGGTCAACGGATATGTATGTCCCAAATTTGAAAAATCCTCCAATGTTTCTTCTTCATTTTTATTCAGGAAATAGTCAAAACACAAGTATGTAA
- a CDS encoding ATP-binding protein, whose translation MIDNSNVLLQRRADLLIDCYDKPVVVIDSEGYIINVNTSFVKIIQGYDEDFKKKSIFLYCDEKASKEIKRIIRHRSLVGPFVFKGALKINSEVDIQVSFTARFVFDEEQQTREILLFIEPEIPIRFSFSEIIKYFGEIFLPKVPTASQIIDTQKKVLYSVNWDELPEKLREINKNERICCYLLKKSGTIRECVCEKALRTGDTLVEEVCIETDEGPYWLAIVVLPLVDENNSVKSVIVMLDNITEERRMAKNMEKYLIMSQQNLVGPQFSIALARHLRNPLTVMVGAIEILEGDVKDTFLKGVIEKLKKNCEICKSIVNQIFNFNNVSYDGIVKTEINALVRSMVLPIYATNSSKNVVFRFSRSSLYVNCIPQQIAQAFISIINNAIKYAENEVMVEVNPNDLEVTISIMDDGPGIPENIKNKIFEPFFTTDDNSKTLGLGLTLARTAIEFIGGRIEIKDSHLGGANFVIHLPLVDEDVVDEVKMPPTEEKKTRKLLLIEDEKDLQHLVSLCLQKEDIKITNAYTSDEAIEYMDNERYDVIIIDVQLPGSLNGYQLYEQVCGIGKYNEEQIIVITADILNLGTQEFLKKIKSPYLEKPFQFEDLKNLVHQILNR comes from the coding sequence ATGATTGATAATTCAAATGTCCTTTTGCAGAGAAGAGCAGACTTATTAATTGATTGTTATGATAAACCTGTTGTTGTGATAGATAGTGAAGGCTATATAATTAATGTTAATACATCATTTGTAAAAATAATTCAAGGGTATGATGAGGATTTCAAAAAGAAGTCTATTTTCCTTTATTGTGATGAAAAAGCAAGTAAAGAAATTAAAAGAATTATAAGACATAGAAGTCTTGTTGGACCTTTTGTATTTAAAGGAGCACTAAAAATCAATTCTGAAGTGGATATCCAAGTTTCTTTTACTGCAAGATTTGTTTTTGATGAAGAACAGCAAACCCGCGAAATATTATTGTTTATAGAACCTGAAATTCCGATTCGTTTTTCATTTTCTGAAATCATAAAATATTTTGGTGAAATATTCTTACCTAAAGTTCCTACTGCATCCCAGATTATTGATACCCAGAAAAAAGTTCTTTATTCAGTAAATTGGGATGAATTACCAGAGAAATTAAGAGAAATAAATAAAAATGAGCGAATTTGCTGTTATTTGCTAAAAAAAAGTGGAACTATTAGGGAGTGTGTTTGTGAAAAAGCATTAAGAACGGGTGACACTCTTGTTGAAGAGGTTTGTATAGAAACAGATGAAGGTCCTTACTGGTTAGCTATTGTTGTTCTTCCGTTAGTAGATGAGAATAATAGCGTTAAGTCTGTAATAGTAATGTTGGATAACATCACAGAAGAACGACGGATGGCAAAAAATATGGAAAAATATTTAATTATGTCTCAACAGAATTTAGTAGGTCCTCAATTTTCAATAGCATTAGCACGACATTTGAGGAATCCTCTGACTGTAATGGTAGGTGCTATTGAAATACTTGAAGGGGATGTTAAAGACACATTCTTAAAAGGTGTCATTGAAAAATTAAAGAAAAATTGCGAAATATGTAAATCAATTGTCAATCAGATTTTTAACTTTAATAATGTTTCATACGATGGAATAGTAAAAACAGAAATAAATGCGTTAGTCCGTTCTATGGTTTTGCCTATCTATGCAACAAACTCTTCAAAGAATGTGGTGTTCCGTTTTTCAAGGTCTTCTCTTTATGTAAACTGTATTCCTCAGCAAATTGCCCAAGCATTTATATCCATTATTAATAATGCGATTAAGTATGCAGAGAATGAAGTAATGGTTGAAGTAAATCCGAATGACTTAGAGGTTACCATCTCGATAATGGATGATGGACCTGGAATTCCAGAAAATATAAAAAATAAAATTTTTGAACCTTTTTTTACTACAGATGATAATTCAAAAACATTAGGATTGGGTCTAACCCTTGCACGAACTGCTATTGAATTTATTGGTGGGAGGATTGAAATAAAAGACAGCCATTTAGGAGGAGCCAATTTTGTTATTCATTTACCTCTTGTAGATGAAGATGTCGTAGACGAAGTAAAAATGCCCCCTACCGAGGAGAAAAAAACACGAAAATTGTTATTAATTGAAGATGAGAAAGATTTACAGCACCTTGTCTCTTTGTGTTTACAAAAAGAAGATATTAAAATCACGAACGCTTATACATCTGATGAAGCAATAGAATACATGGATAATGAAAGGTATGATGTAATAATTATCGATGTCCAATTGCCAGGGTCTTTGAATGGATACCAATTATATGAACAAGTATGTGGAATTGGCAAATATAATGAAGAGCAGATAATAGTCATTACTGCCGATATCTTAAATTTAGGTACACAAGAATTCCTGAAAAAGATAAAAAGTCCCTATCTGGAGAAGCCCTTCCAGTTTGAAGATTTAAAGAATTTGGTCCATCAAATTCTTAATCGTTAA